In Patagioenas fasciata isolate bPatFas1 chromosome 2, bPatFas1.hap1, whole genome shotgun sequence, a single window of DNA contains:
- the ABHD3 gene encoding phospholipase ABHD3 isoform X2 yields the protein MDWQVLTKELSLYLESQVRVGLFGSGVGLSMVLGFGVAYAWYYLSSIAKKPQLVTSNDRFSRFLEEYCPVVTETYYPTIWCWEGRVQTLLRPFITSRPQVQYRNELIKTADGGQISLDWFDNNDSLYYPDVSTRPTVLLLPGLTGTSKESYILHMIHQSETLGYRCVVFNNRGISGEDLLTPRTYCASNTEDLETVVHYVHNLHPLAPLMAAGVSMGGMLLLNYLGKTGRDTPLMAAAIFSAGWNVFESIASLERPLNWLLFNYYLTTCLQSSVSRHRQMLEKSCDIDLVMKARSIREFDKQFTSVMFGYRTVDDYYEDASPCHRLKSVGVPVLCLNSVDDVFSPAHGELPR from the exons ATGGACTGGCAGGTGCTGACCAAGGAGCTCTCCCTCTACCTGGAGAGCCAGGTCCGCGTGGGGCTCTTCGGCTCCGGCGTGGGCTTGTCCATGGTGCTGGGCTTCGGTGTCGCCTACGCCTGGTACTACCTCAGCAGCATCGCCAAG AAACCCCAGCTGGTGACCAGCAACGACCGTTTCAGCCGCTTTCTCGAGGAATATTGCCCTGTTGTGACAGAAACGTACTATCCCACAATTTGGTGCTGGGAAGGCCGGGTGCAGACGCTCCTGCGTCCCTTTATCACCTCCAGACCCCAAGTACAGTACAGGAA TGAGCTCATTAAAACAGCAGATGGAGGACAGATTTCGTTGGATTGGTTTGATAATAATGACAGTTTATATTATCCGGATGTCAGCACGAGACCCACTGTCCTGTTACTGCCTGGCCTGACAGGAACGAGCAAGGAATCCTACATTCTTCATATGATCCATCAAAGTGAAACGCTGGGATATAG ATGTGTGGTTTTTAACAATCGTGGAATTTCTGGTGAGGATCTTTTG ACACCGAGGACTTACTGTGCCAGTAACACAGAGGATTTAGAGACCGTTGTTCATTATGTGCACAACCTGCACCCCTTGGCTCCCCTCATGGCGGCCGGTGTTTCTATGGGAGG CATGCTTCTTTTAAATTACCTGGGCAAAACTGGCAGAGACACTCCTTTAATGGCAGCTGCAATTTTCTCTGCGGGTTGGAATGTTTTTGAATCTATAGCATCTCTGGAGAGGCCACTAAACTGGCTTCTTTTCAACTATTACTTGACTACTTGTCTACAATCCTCTGTCAGCAG GCATCGACAGATGTTGGAGAAATCATGTGATATAGATCTTGTGATGAAG GCTAGATCTATTAGAGAATTTGATAAGCAGTTCACTTCAGTCATGTTTGGCTACCGTACAGTTGATGATTACTATGAAGATGCTAGCCCATGTCACAGACTGAAGTCAGTAGGAGTTCCAGTGTTATGTCTAAACTCTGTGGATGATGTTTTCTCACCAGCTCATG gGGAACTGCCCAGGTGA
- the ABHD3 gene encoding phospholipase ABHD3 isoform X1, translated as MDWQVLTKELSLYLESQVRVGLFGSGVGLSMVLGFGVAYAWYYLSSIAKKPQLVTSNDRFSRFLEEYCPVVTETYYPTIWCWEGRVQTLLRPFITSRPQVQYRNELIKTADGGQISLDWFDNNDSLYYPDVSTRPTVLLLPGLTGTSKESYILHMIHQSETLGYRCVVFNNRGISGEDLLTPRTYCASNTEDLETVVHYVHNLHPLAPLMAAGVSMGGMLLLNYLGKTGRDTPLMAAAIFSAGWNVFESIASLERPLNWLLFNYYLTTCLQSSVSRHRQMLEKSCDIDLVMKARSIREFDKQFTSVMFGYRTVDDYYEDASPCHRLKSVGVPVLCLNSVDDVFSPAHAIPVETAKQNENVALVLTSCGGHIGFLEGIWPRKCTYMDRVFKQFVQAVFEHGNKIFSM; from the exons ATGGACTGGCAGGTGCTGACCAAGGAGCTCTCCCTCTACCTGGAGAGCCAGGTCCGCGTGGGGCTCTTCGGCTCCGGCGTGGGCTTGTCCATGGTGCTGGGCTTCGGTGTCGCCTACGCCTGGTACTACCTCAGCAGCATCGCCAAG AAACCCCAGCTGGTGACCAGCAACGACCGTTTCAGCCGCTTTCTCGAGGAATATTGCCCTGTTGTGACAGAAACGTACTATCCCACAATTTGGTGCTGGGAAGGCCGGGTGCAGACGCTCCTGCGTCCCTTTATCACCTCCAGACCCCAAGTACAGTACAGGAA TGAGCTCATTAAAACAGCAGATGGAGGACAGATTTCGTTGGATTGGTTTGATAATAATGACAGTTTATATTATCCGGATGTCAGCACGAGACCCACTGTCCTGTTACTGCCTGGCCTGACAGGAACGAGCAAGGAATCCTACATTCTTCATATGATCCATCAAAGTGAAACGCTGGGATATAG ATGTGTGGTTTTTAACAATCGTGGAATTTCTGGTGAGGATCTTTTG ACACCGAGGACTTACTGTGCCAGTAACACAGAGGATTTAGAGACCGTTGTTCATTATGTGCACAACCTGCACCCCTTGGCTCCCCTCATGGCGGCCGGTGTTTCTATGGGAGG CATGCTTCTTTTAAATTACCTGGGCAAAACTGGCAGAGACACTCCTTTAATGGCAGCTGCAATTTTCTCTGCGGGTTGGAATGTTTTTGAATCTATAGCATCTCTGGAGAGGCCACTAAACTGGCTTCTTTTCAACTATTACTTGACTACTTGTCTACAATCCTCTGTCAGCAG GCATCGACAGATGTTGGAGAAATCATGTGATATAGATCTTGTGATGAAG GCTAGATCTATTAGAGAATTTGATAAGCAGTTCACTTCAGTCATGTTTGGCTACCGTACAGTTGATGATTACTATGAAGATGCTAGCCCATGTCACAGACTGAAGTCAGTAGGAGTTCCAGTGTTATGTCTAAACTCTGTGGATGATGTTTTCTCACCAGCTCATG CTATACCTGTAGAAACtgccaaacaaaatgaaaatgttgCTTTGGTTCTGACTTCGTGCGGAGGCCACATTGGTTTTCTGGAAGGAATATGGCCAAGGAAGTGCACTTACATGGACCGAGTCTTCAAGCAGTTTGTGCAAGCTGTGTTTGAGCATGGAAATAAAATCTTTAGCATGTAG
- the ABHD3 gene encoding phospholipase ABHD3 isoform X3, translated as MDWQVLTKELSLYLESQVRVGLFGSGVGLSMVLGFGVAYAWYYLSSIAKKPQLVTSNDRFSRFLEEYCPVVTETYYPTIWCWEGRVQTLLRPFITSRPQVQYRNELIKTADGGQISLDWFDNNDSLYYPDVSTRPTVLLLPGLTGTSKESYILHMIHQSETLGYRCVVFNNRGISGEDLLTPRTYCASNTEDLETVVHYVHNLHPLAPLMAAGVSMGGHRQMLEKSCDIDLVMKARSIREFDKQFTSVMFGYRTVDDYYEDASPCHRLKSVGVPVLCLNSVDDVFSPAHAIPVETAKQNENVALVLTSCGGHIGFLEGIWPRKCTYMDRVFKQFVQAVFEHGNKIFSM; from the exons ATGGACTGGCAGGTGCTGACCAAGGAGCTCTCCCTCTACCTGGAGAGCCAGGTCCGCGTGGGGCTCTTCGGCTCCGGCGTGGGCTTGTCCATGGTGCTGGGCTTCGGTGTCGCCTACGCCTGGTACTACCTCAGCAGCATCGCCAAG AAACCCCAGCTGGTGACCAGCAACGACCGTTTCAGCCGCTTTCTCGAGGAATATTGCCCTGTTGTGACAGAAACGTACTATCCCACAATTTGGTGCTGGGAAGGCCGGGTGCAGACGCTCCTGCGTCCCTTTATCACCTCCAGACCCCAAGTACAGTACAGGAA TGAGCTCATTAAAACAGCAGATGGAGGACAGATTTCGTTGGATTGGTTTGATAATAATGACAGTTTATATTATCCGGATGTCAGCACGAGACCCACTGTCCTGTTACTGCCTGGCCTGACAGGAACGAGCAAGGAATCCTACATTCTTCATATGATCCATCAAAGTGAAACGCTGGGATATAG ATGTGTGGTTTTTAACAATCGTGGAATTTCTGGTGAGGATCTTTTG ACACCGAGGACTTACTGTGCCAGTAACACAGAGGATTTAGAGACCGTTGTTCATTATGTGCACAACCTGCACCCCTTGGCTCCCCTCATGGCGGCCGGTGTTTCTATGGGAGG GCATCGACAGATGTTGGAGAAATCATGTGATATAGATCTTGTGATGAAG GCTAGATCTATTAGAGAATTTGATAAGCAGTTCACTTCAGTCATGTTTGGCTACCGTACAGTTGATGATTACTATGAAGATGCTAGCCCATGTCACAGACTGAAGTCAGTAGGAGTTCCAGTGTTATGTCTAAACTCTGTGGATGATGTTTTCTCACCAGCTCATG CTATACCTGTAGAAACtgccaaacaaaatgaaaatgttgCTTTGGTTCTGACTTCGTGCGGAGGCCACATTGGTTTTCTGGAAGGAATATGGCCAAGGAAGTGCACTTACATGGACCGAGTCTTCAAGCAGTTTGTGCAAGCTGTGTTTGAGCATGGAAATAAAATCTTTAGCATGTAG